In Prochlorococcus marinus CUG1415, the sequence CTTTACTAATGGCTTAATAAAAGGATTCTAAAAATCAAATTTATGCTTAAATATCTCAGTTCTATTAAAAATAAATGGCTTATTCAGAAACAAGAATAGTAATTGGTGGTCTAGCCCATGTTCCTGTTCTTATTTTTATAGCAAATTTTATTAAAGGTAGATTTAGCGTTAAAAAGGAAGAGGTAAAAGATAACGTAGTTAAAGAAGAGACAGTTAAAAAAATTGAAGCAAAAGAAAAAGTAGTTATTGAAGAAAAAGCAAACGCTATAAAGGAACTCTCAAATAAGCTGGATAATATTGAACAAAAGGCTGATGAGGTTGCTGAAAAGGTAAAGAAGAAAAAGAAAGATAAGAAGAAGAAAAAAAAGAAAGATATGAAAAGGGATTAACTTGATTACGTTATAAAGGATTGATTAAATTGAACCTTCGACCTATTGCACCCAAAGAACACTACCTTAATTTTAAGAATGCAACCAAAATAAGCAAGTCTGGGGATGTCAAGTTTTTTGCGATACCTAAGAAAGTATGAATCTCAAGAATATACCTAAGTAGAAAAAATATACCTAAGTAGAAAAAATAAATCTAAATATATAATTATTAGCTAGCTTTATACGTTTTGCTTTTATTAGGTATAAATTATTATTTATTGACAGTGGGGCTAAAATAAGGGGAAATTATTTAATTATTAGGGCAGATTAAAAAGAAGTATCCAAATGGCTACTAGAATAAATAAATATTTAAGCGAAGTAGGTTTTTGCTCCAGAAGAGAGGCAGATAAATTAATTTCGGAAGGTAAAGTAACCATTAATGGCAATATTCCAGAGATTGGTACCAAGGTAGAAAAAGGCGATCAAATAAAAGTTGAAGGTCAAAGAATAGATGCATCAACGAAACAAAAAAATATATACTTAGCCTTTAATAAACCTGTTGGAATTGTTTGCACAACAGATAAAAGATTAGGCCCCGAAAATATAATAGATTTCATTAATTACCCTACAAGAATTTTCCCTATTGGGAGATTAGATAAACCTAGTGAGGGATTAATCTTCTTGACTAACGATGGAGATATCGTAAATAAAATACTCAGATCAAGAAATAATCATGAAAAAGAATACATTGTAAGCGTTAATCTTCCGATTAGTAGAGACTTTATTCAAAGAATGAGTAATGGAGTTGAAATATTAGACACCATAACTAAGAAATGTTTTGTAAAAAAATTAGAGCCAAAGAAATTTAAGATCATACTCACTCAAGGACTTAACCGTCAGATCAGGAGAATGTGTGAGTCTTTAGGCTACAAAGTAAAGTCATTAAAGCGTGTAAGAATTATGAATATTAAGTTAGACGTACCAACGGGAAAATATCGCCAATTTACGAAAGAAGAACTCATGGAATTAAATAGATTACTAGAAAATTCTTCAAAAACATTTGACTAATCAACAATCCCCATCTGTTTTTATGAAGAAAATTTTGTAATTTAATAATTAAGAGAAAATATAGATTCCGAAAAGCTTCCTCAAATTTAACTTGAATGTTTCAGAATTAATTTATGACAGATCCAATTCTATACCTATCAATAATTTTAGGACTAGGAGGAGTTTATGTTTTGATCTCTTCTTTCCATGATGATGATGATGATAATAATGATGATGGAGAAAAATATATGTATAATCCGAGATACATCAATTTAGCAAGGTAGTAATGAGTCAGTTGGTTAATCGCAAGCGGCTAGAACTGTAACTATTAGGCGTTTCATTTAAAACAAACTCATTTGATCACTTGGTTGTTTATTGATTTGTTCTAATACCCATCCATCTGGTGACCAACCCTTAATAATTGGCTGCAATCCTTTTAATTCATAAGAATCTTTTACATGTTGAGTCCATTTCTCCTCATATCCATTAGTCACAACTACAGGCATACGATGATGTAAAGGTTTAATAAGATCATTTGGTTCGGTTGTCAAAACACAGCAACTTTCTATCTCAGCTCCATCAGGCGAAGTCCACTTGCTCCAGATTCCTCCTAACCAAAAAGTCTCATAATTTTCTTTACGAATGCGATAATTTTTCTCGAAGAAACCACTTGCAGGTATTAAGCATCTCTTATATTTCCAACTTCCACTGAATAATTTTTTTTCTTCTACAGTTTCTGATCTCGCATTAAATGGTCTTGCTATCTTTTTATCGAAGGGGTCTTTAGCCCAAGGAGAAATGAATCCCCAAGTCATAAAAGTTGTTTTCATTTTCCCCTCATTCTTAATCACCAGAACTGGATCAGTTGGTTGAATTAAATTTTGAGTCTCGTATTTAGTATCAAGTCCACCTGGATAGTCTTGCTTCAAAACTTTAGGCAAATCTTCAAATTCAGAGTTAAGTTCAAATCTTCCGCACATTTATTTTCTAAAAACTTTTTAAAACTCATTTTAATAAAACTTGCTTATTCTTTCTTACTTGTGATCTATTCTCAATCAAAATTTATAAATTTAATTATTTAAGAATATCCAAGAGTCAGATGGAAACAATTTTTTAGATGTATATAAATAACAGAGTGAGATCTCTATCGATATTCCAAGACTTGAACATTTTATAGCTTTTAAAATTAAATTGTTGGTCCTCTATCCGTATATGTTTGTACCTCAAACCGTACATCTTTTTTAGTCGGTTGGTGAGTCAGTATAGTTAGAACTTAGTAGTAGCAGCCATGAGTTCAAATGTCTTCAACACCTATCAGATCTTGTAAAAAATATGTACTAAGTTACAAAGATTCATCAAACAGTACACATCAAATAGGGTTCTACGCTCGAGATGCATATGACTGCCTGATGCTTGCTAGAGAATTTAATTCTTATGTACATGACCATCCAAATTCTGTAACTAGAATCCAACAAAAATTTTGAGGTAATTAATTATGAACTTAAAAAGATCACCATTCGCAATTCAAGATAAGCACGCAAAAGATCTTGATAATGCGATAGATTTCCCAACAATTGCAGATTTAATGAGAGATCAGAAAGTATCAAACGATGACTCGAATACAGTCCATCATAGAAGAGACTTAGATTCTCTTGGTTAGTTTTTGACGAATAGTTTATTACTAATCTTAAAAGTTAAAATTATCAATCCTAAAATAAGGAGTTAGAGAAATGGATTATCAGAAGGGAATTTATTAAAGACGCGTTCAAGTTGAATACTCTCCTTATAAGAACTTTAAGGCTGAAGATAAGAAAGATACAATTTAAGCCCAAGAAATATTGATTATAGATGGTTTTCTAATTTAAAGACCATTTAATGATAGTCAAACCAATGTTCTTGCTTTCAATTCAGTTGAGCACAATTTATCGAAAGTAGACAAAATTTATTGAATATGTGTTGTTGTTATAGATTTGCTTGTCAAAATATAAATCAAACTTAAAAAAGATAGATAGATATATGATTGTTTCCTAAAAACATATGAATTCATTTGAAGATAACTTCGAACATCCTATGTTACTTTATTATTTATTCTCAAGATTTTTAAATAGCAACCCTAATTTCTCTTATTCCATAATAAAAAAAATCTCTCAAGAAATCCCAAATAATGAAAGGGTTTTTAAATTGACACGTAATATACAAAGTCAATTTATATCTTGGAGTAAACTTAGAAGGTACTCAATGAGGTTTGGCCTCAATTTATTCATCGCAAAATAATAATAAATTAATGAAAATTACTTATGCATTTAGTTTTACATTCATAAGATAATATTTTCTTCCTCAAGTTTTTTTTTAAGCTCTATAGGCATATAAGCAATATCTTTCTTAATTGCGTCAATGGCGTCTTTATACTTTTCAGGTTCAGCTAAAAGCACTTTTATCAAGTTGTACTGACTTTCAATTTCTTGAGAAGAGAATTTTCCCATAAAAAAAAGAGGATTTTATCCCTCTATTTTAGATCGACTGTCAATCTTTTAAAAGATAAACAACTAATTCGAGACTGCTGCAATTTCTTTATGGACAGATAGAAATTCATGATCTTTTAAAACTGGTGTGACTTCAATTTCTACACCAAAATTATCGACCCAGATACTACTCCATTTCCAAATGTTCTGATGATTTGAAGATTCAACTATTGCCCACCCATTAGCTCCCTCAGGATTTACTACTCGATTAAGAACTTTAAATCCATCAAATTCATCACCTTCGCATCCTCCTTCCACAAAACCGGCGAAAGCTTCTGCCCCTTGCATATGACTTTCTTGATCTGGAAATTGCCAGTGTACAATGTATGTTTGCATGAATAAAATAATTTTTGTTTAATTATTAATTATCGAATTTAAAAATTAAATAAAAAGTCTTTAAACACTGATTTTAAAAATAATAAGCCTAGATGGATAAAATAACAAAAAAAAAGACTCTTACGAGCCTAGGTGATGGGGACTCCTATAATGACAAATTAAATTAAAACAAACAACCCCATCAATAGGTAATTTTTATTACTTACAAGCACCATATATAGTGCTAGGATTTCACAAAGAGCTGGGTGATGGGGATTATCCCGCTTTTTTAAATTGGAGCGAAGCTGACACACTTTTTTTATCGAAATATTTACTTTACTCAATAAAGGCTGATCAAGGATTCATGTATTTGAACCTTTTGATATTTCAGAATAGCTTTTAGATGGTCTACCTCTTTTTCTAAAGTCTGAATTCTTTTTTCTAAATCTTCATTACTATTCATACTATAAGGAATAAATATCTTTAATGTTTATATTATTGAAAAAAGGGAACTTATTAGCAATGGTAAATTGCCAATAAGTATTAGCTCCTATTGATAAGGATAAATTCTCTAGATACATTAGGCAGAATATAAATTTAGAGGAAATTCATGAGTGGAGATTTTGAGACATTAGAAATCAACCAACCAAAAATCTCATATTTCAAGAAAAGATCAGAAAACAATACAGAATGGTTAGATGAATTAATCAACAAAATTGAAGAAATGAAAAACAACATATCCAAAGCTGCCTAATAAAAGAAAAAGAGCTAAAAGAATTAGGACTACCTCCTCTCTTCTTTTAGCTTCGCCCATAATCTTAAATATATTTATATATCAATATTAAAAATCATGTTCTGCACCTGCGAGGTAATTTTATTAAAAAAATAGTCCTTTATATAAGGATAAATTATTTAAAATTTATTTAGCCTTCTTTAAATATAGATTCTTTGTATTTGCCTGATCTGATGTAAATAACAAAATTAATATAGTTCCAACTAGAAATGAAAAAATAATTGTTAAACCAACAACTTCAACCATCTCTCTAGGCAGATAATTTAGAAACATAATTAATAAATCTCTTATTTTAAACTTAGCAATTGTATTTTTTATGTAAAGTAAGTAATCATCCCTAAATCCCGAAAAGAGTTTAGTGAAATTTACTAATCTTTATCAAATTATCAGGTGGAAAGTCTTCAACTAGTCCATCACAATTTTCTTATTTAGCTATTCCTACTTTCTTAAGCAATTTAAAGTAAGGTAAGGCCCAATTACCAAAGGTAAAAGATAATGTCGTATTATTTTTACTTGGGAATAATGTTTTAGAACGATGAGAAGCTAAATTTGAGAATTTTTTAATAGTCTCAGTCTCTAGATTATGCATTAACATTTTTTTTTGAACAACTCGATTTTTCTTCTGGGGCAAATAATTTTCTATAAACCATAAAACCTGATCTAACTTTGATTGATTAGGTGAGACTTTAAATTGTTTAGATTTCTCTTTAAACATGGTTATTTACATATTAATTCCTTAATTAAATTTGCCATTTAGATATTTGAATGCAATAGTACAAAACATTAAAATTATGATCTTTAATAATCGAGAATCGGGAAAAGAAATTATTAAAAAAATACTTTATTAGTATATATAAAAAAAAAAGAGGTTTGAAAACCTCTTTTTTTGATCAGTTACAAATAAGAATTTAATTTTTAGATTCTTTTAATCTAATTTCTTTTTGTGCATGCCTGATTCTTTCTTCAAAGACTGATCTTCTATATGGAATTACTTCTCCATTTTTAGTTGCCAAAAGTTTGGCTTCATAAAGCCTATTGGCTCGGTTGATTTTTTCTCTTATTTGTAAGAGGTTATTCATGGTCTTTTGCAGTTAATGAAAATCCCGTTCCCTATTCCCATGTCATGCGTCCAATGATATAACTTGGATGAACGTTAATGAAGAATAACACCTCCAAAAAATTAATGCGAGAGTAATTTTTACTAATTTTTTTTTCTAAAAAATAAATAGTGAATGAATGAAAAATTATTTCTTTAAATCAGGGATTAAATTAAAAAATCCTAAAATTTAATTATATAAAATCATGAGTTTCATAAAAATTTTAATATCCTATTTTTAAAAGAATCTTCTAATATTAGCTAGATTAAGATAATAGAATTGTTTGAGAACCATCATTATTATCCTGAATCGATATTTTTTTATCTGGAAAAATTTCTAATAATATTCTTTTTAAATTTGAATTATCGGAAGATTTTATATTATTAATATTTTTTGAATTAATTTTCCAATTTTCATCAACAAATAATTCTTTATCGTCACTATTTTTTTCTTTGATGGAGGTCTTATTAAGAATCTTAAGTAACAATTCGGAATTATAATCTCTAATATAATTAGAGCTCTCCTTGAAATTATCAATCATAATTATGAAATCTTATATTTATAAATCTTGCTTAAAAAATTTTTAAAATACAAGGTATTAATTACCTAAAAGTTTTTTATAATAAAAAATCAGGATGAAATTAAAATCTTTTTCTGTAGAAAATTTAATATTTAAAATTGCGAGAGATCCATATTTAAAAAGATGAATTAATCATTTACACCTTTTATTAACTTGTTAAGTTTTAAATAAGAAATATGGAAAACAATGACAAGAGTAATTAACAAAAAAATAAGATTTTTAAGATGGTTGAACTCAGGAATGATATTGCCATTAGTTTTTATGGCTGCCTCTTCATCTATTATTCTTTATGGAGTTTTATTTTTTCTTATAAAATAGTTTTCTAACTTAAGCAGCTACGTTTTCCTCAGATTTTGACATGAGCATTGCAGCTTTTTTTAATAAACTAACTACTTCTTTTCTTCCAACTGCATTATCAGCCTGACTCATTATTTCAGCATATTTTTTATTTATTTTTTTCATAAAAATTTTTAATTTAATCCAAAATTACAACAACATAAGATTATGTCAATCGTAAATAAGTTATATATATTATTTTTTATCATTTACAGTTGTTTTTTTTTTCACTTTATTATCCTTAAAAAACTTTTTAATTAATGATTACTAATAAGGATAAATAATGCCAATCAATAGAGAGTTTATTATTAAATTTAGCAATCATAATAATTAGGCAATCTTATAGTATTTGTAAATATAAAATAAAACGCTGATTAAGATTACTATTGCAACTCCATAAAAAAGAAAAGGGATAATAGGATATTGATAAAGCGTAGACCTAACTTTTTGTTGTATGGCTTTTTTATCGATTTGAGGCACCTTTATATCTTCAGTTTTCTCTCTAGCGGGAATTCCTAAATTTTTTCTTCTCTTTGCTTCTCCCATAATTAATACTGAGGTAACCCCATACATTTTAAATAATTATTATCTGCTAAATCTAAAATTAGACCCCATTCTTTACTAGATGTTTCTAAAGGATTTTTAAAATCTTTTTCAAATTTAAGAATACATCTTTTTTCTATATTTTCTGGAGAATTATAATTTCTTAAAAAAGTTACGCTTAAATAAGATACTAAAGAAAAAACTATAATTATTATAGAAATCCTAAAACGAATCATATCCAAGTTAATTCTTCCATCGTTAAGAAATCAACTTTGTGAGGTCTAATCGATTCAATATTTGCTTGAATAAACTTCTGAATATTTCCCTTTCGAACCTGATTTATGCAAATAAATTTTTTGATATCATCTTTACTGAATCCTCTAAAAATTTGCTTAATATCAAACTCAGAGTGTCTTCTATCTGCTTCTTTACTGTCAAAAATTTCAAACCATTCTTCAAATGTACTTTCAATCTTAAAAGAAATTACATTTGTTATGCTTCTAGACATAAAAGAAGAAGAAATTTTTTTTATTCTAAAAGGCATGTAAAAAATTATCAATTATTAGAACAATCTAATTTTAAGAAAACAAAAAGTATGAGATAGCAATATTATCACAATCTTTTATTGAAGTAAGTTTCTATGGGCCTCTAAAAGATATATAGTGGCAATTGAAAGTCTTATAAACCACAAAAAATAGATTTTATTAAATACTTAATTAATTAAAAGGTGCAGTGTTATTAATAGGAGCTATTAATAGGATTTCAAAAACTATCCCAGTCAATGCGAATGGCAATACCCAAATACCAATAAATCTATGATCAAAAAATCTTAGATGATCTTCACCCTTGAACACTTTACGCAAAGAAGTAAATAGAGTTTCTGGCTGCTTATAAGATGGACTATTTTCAGAAGGAGAATATGGTTTAATTAAGGCAGATG encodes:
- the rluF gene encoding 23S rRNA pseudouridine(2604) synthase RluF; the protein is MATRINKYLSEVGFCSRREADKLISEGKVTINGNIPEIGTKVEKGDQIKVEGQRIDASTKQKNIYLAFNKPVGIVCTTDKRLGPENIIDFINYPTRIFPIGRLDKPSEGLIFLTNDGDIVNKILRSRNNHEKEYIVSVNLPISRDFIQRMSNGVEILDTITKKCFVKKLEPKKFKIILTQGLNRQIRRMCESLGYKVKSLKRVRIMNIKLDVPTGKYRQFTKEELMELNRLLENSSKTFD
- a CDS encoding SOS response-associated peptidase, yielding MCGRFELNSEFEDLPKVLKQDYPGGLDTKYETQNLIQPTDPVLVIKNEGKMKTTFMTWGFISPWAKDPFDKKIARPFNARSETVEEKKLFSGSWKYKRCLIPASGFFEKNYRIRKENYETFWLGGIWSKWTSPDGAEIESCCVLTTEPNDLIKPLHHRMPVVVTNGYEEKWTQHVKDSYELKGLQPIIKGWSPDGWVLEQINKQPSDQMSLF
- a CDS encoding chorismate-binding protein, producing the protein MGKFSSQEIESQYNLIKVLLAEPEKYKDAIDAIKKDIAYMPIELKKKLEEENIIL
- a CDS encoding DUF3303 domain-containing protein, whose protein sequence is MQTYIVHWQFPDQESHMQGAEAFAGFVEGGCEGDEFDGFKVLNRVVNPEGANGWAIVESSNHQNIWKWSSIWVDNFGVEIEVTPVLKDHEFLSVHKEIAAVSN
- a CDS encoding DUF2839 family protein, encoding MGEAKRRKNLGIPAREKTEDIKVPQIDKKAIQQKVRSTLYQYPIIPFLFYGVAIVILISVLFYIYKYYKIA
- a CDS encoding DUF3764 family protein, with translation MSRSITNVISFKIESTFEEWFEIFDSKEADRRHSEFDIKQIFRGFSKDDIKKFICINQVRKGNIQKFIQANIESIRPHKVDFLTMEELTWI